A window from Streptomyces sp. NBC_00335 encodes these proteins:
- a CDS encoding adenylate kinase yields MRIVLVGPPGAGKGTQATVLAKTLSIPHISTGDLFRANISQGTELGRRAKAFMDAGDLVPDEITIGMAKDRMEQEDAAGGFLLDGFPRNVSQAEALDVMLKAEGMNLDAVLDLEVEEDEVVKRLAGRRTCRNDGGHVFHIAYQPPKVEGVCDICGGELYVREDQSEDAVRNRLDVYHTQTEPIIDYYKAQGLVSTIPALGEVKDVTQRAMDALKK; encoded by the coding sequence ATGCGAATCGTCCTCGTCGGCCCGCCGGGCGCGGGCAAGGGAACGCAGGCGACTGTGCTTGCCAAGACCTTGTCGATCCCGCACATCTCCACGGGCGACCTGTTCCGGGCCAACATCAGCCAGGGCACCGAGCTCGGCCGTCGCGCGAAGGCGTTCATGGACGCGGGTGACCTCGTCCCGGACGAGATCACCATCGGCATGGCGAAGGACCGCATGGAGCAGGAGGACGCCGCCGGCGGTTTCCTGCTCGACGGGTTCCCGCGCAACGTGTCCCAGGCGGAAGCCCTCGACGTGATGCTGAAGGCCGAGGGCATGAACCTCGACGCCGTCCTGGACCTGGAGGTCGAGGAGGACGAGGTCGTCAAGCGCCTCGCCGGCCGGCGCACCTGCCGCAACGACGGCGGGCACGTCTTCCACATCGCGTACCAGCCGCCCAAGGTCGAGGGTGTCTGCGACATCTGCGGCGGCGAGCTGTACGTGCGCGAGGACCAGTCCGAGGACGCGGTCCGCAACCGCCTGGACGTCTACCACACCCAGACCGAGCCGATCATCGACTACTACAAGGCCCAGGGCCTCGTGTCGACGATCCCGGCCCTCGGTGAGGTCAAGGACGTCACGCAGCGCGCGATGGACGCCCTGAAGAAGTAG
- the rpsH gene encoding 30S ribosomal protein S8, which translates to MTMTDPIADMLTRLRNANSAYHDSVVMPHSKIKSHIAEILKQEGFITGWKVEDAEVGKNLVLELKFGPNRERSIAGIKRISKPGLRVYAKSTNLPKVLGGLGVAIISTSHGLLTGQQAGKKGVGGEVLAYVW; encoded by the coding sequence ATGACCATGACTGACCCGATCGCAGACATGCTCACGCGTCTGCGTAACGCTAACTCGGCGTACCACGACTCCGTCGTGATGCCGCACAGCAAGATCAAGTCGCACATCGCAGAAATCCTCAAGCAGGAGGGTTTCATCACCGGCTGGAAGGTCGAGGACGCCGAGGTCGGCAAGAACCTCGTCCTCGAGCTGAAGTTCGGCCCGAACCGCGAGCGCTCCATTGCGGGCATCAAGCGGATCTCGAAGCCCGGTCTGCGTGTGTACGCAAAGTCCACCAACCTGCCGAAGGTGCTCGGCGGCCTGGGCGTGGCGATCATCTCCACGTCCCACGGTCTGCTCACCGGCCAGCAGGCAGGCAAGAAGGGCGTAGGTGGGGAAGTCCTCGCCTACGTCTGGTAG
- the rpsK gene encoding 30S ribosomal protein S11, producing MPPKGRQGAAKKVRRKEKKNVAHGHAHIKSTFNNTIVSITDPAGNVISWASAGHVGFKGSRKSTPFAAQMAAESAARRAQEHGMRKVDVFVKGPGSGRETAIRSLQATGLEVGSIQDVTPTPHNGCRPPKRRRV from the coding sequence ATGCCCCCCAAGGGTCGTCAGGGCGCTGCCAAGAAGGTGCGCCGCAAGGAAAAGAAGAACGTCGCTCATGGGCACGCCCACATCAAGAGCACGTTCAACAACACCATCGTTTCGATCACGGACCCCGCGGGCAACGTGATCTCCTGGGCCTCCGCCGGCCACGTCGGCTTCAAGGGCTCGCGCAAGTCCACCCCCTTCGCCGCGCAGATGGCCGCCGAGTCGGCCGCCCGTCGCGCGCAGGAGCACGGCATGCGCAAGGTCGACGTCTTCGTCAAGGGTCCCGGCTCCGGCCGTGAGACCGCGATCCGCTCCCTCCAGGCCACTGGCCTCGAGGTCGGCTCGATCCAGGACGTCACCCCCACCCCGCACAACGGCTGCCGTCCGCCCAAGCGTCGCCGCGTCTGA
- the rpsC gene encoding 30S ribosomal protein S3, which produces MGQKVNPHGFRLGITTDFKSRWYADKLYKDYVKEDVAIRRMMTSGMERAGISKVEIERTRDRVRVDIHTARPGIVIGRRGAEADRIRGDLEKLTGKQVQLNILEVKNPEVDAQLVAQAVAEQLSSRVSFRRAMRKSMQGTMKAGAKGIKIQCGGRLGGAEMSRSEFYREGRVPLHTLRANVDYGFFEAKTTFGRIGVKVWIYKGDVKNIAEVRAENAAARAGNRPARGAAGAGDRPAGRGGRGGERGGRGGRKPQQAAGAEAPKADAPAAAPAESTGTEA; this is translated from the coding sequence ATGGGCCAGAAGGTAAACCCGCACGGGTTCCGGCTCGGCATCACCACCGACTTCAAGTCGCGTTGGTACGCCGACAAGCTGTACAAGGACTACGTCAAGGAAGACGTCGCCATCCGCAGGATGATGACGTCCGGCATGGAGCGCGCCGGCATCTCGAAGGTTGAGATCGAGCGCACCCGTGACCGCGTGCGTGTGGACATCCACACCGCTCGTCCGGGCATCGTCATCGGTCGCCGTGGCGCCGAGGCCGACCGCATCCGCGGTGACCTCGAGAAGCTCACGGGCAAGCAGGTCCAGCTGAACATCCTCGAGGTCAAGAACCCCGAGGTCGACGCTCAGCTGGTCGCGCAGGCTGTTGCCGAGCAGCTCTCCTCCCGCGTCTCCTTCCGTCGCGCCATGCGTAAGAGCATGCAGGGCACGATGAAGGCCGGCGCCAAGGGCATCAAGATCCAGTGTGGCGGTCGCCTCGGCGGCGCCGAGATGTCCCGCTCCGAGTTCTACCGCGAAGGCCGTGTGCCGCTGCACACCCTCCGCGCGAACGTGGACTACGGCTTCTTCGAGGCCAAGACCACCTTCGGCCGTATCGGTGTGAAGGTCTGGATCTACAAGGGCGACGTCAAGAACATCGCCGAGGTTCGCGCCGAGAACGCTGCGGCCCGTGCGGGTAACCGCCCGGCCCGTGGTGCCGCCGGCGCTGGCGACCGTCCCGCCGGCCGTGGTGGCCGTGGTGGCGAGCGCGGCGGCCGTGGTGGCCGCAAGCCGCAGCAGGCTGCTGGTGCCGAGGCCCCCAAGGCCGACGCTCCCGCCGCCGCTCCGGCTGAGAGCACCGGAACGGAGGCCTGA
- a CDS encoding type Z 30S ribosomal protein S14, which translates to MAKKALIAKAARKPKFGVRAYTRCQRCGRPHSVYRKFGLCRVCLREMAHRGELPGVTKSSW; encoded by the coding sequence ATGGCGAAGAAGGCTCTCATCGCGAAGGCTGCCCGCAAGCCCAAGTTCGGTGTGCGTGCGTACACCCGCTGCCAGCGCTGCGGTCGCCCCCACTCCGTGTACCGCAAGTTCGGCCTGTGCCGCGTCTGCCTTCGTGAGATGGCTCACCGTGGCGAGCTGCCGGGCGTGACCAAGAGCTCCTGGTAA
- the rplF gene encoding 50S ribosomal protein L6: MSRIGKLPIQVPAGVDVTIDGQAVAVKGPKGSLALTVKAPIEIVKGEDGVLNVTRPNDERQNKALHGLSRTLVANMITGVTTGYVKALEISGVGYRVAAKGSNLEFQLGYSHPILIEAPEGISFKVESPTKFSVEGIDKQKVGEVAANIRKLRKPDPYKAKGVKYAGEVIRRKVGKAGK, encoded by the coding sequence ATGTCGCGAATCGGCAAGCTCCCCATCCAGGTTCCCGCCGGTGTGGACGTCACCATCGACGGCCAGGCAGTGGCTGTGAAGGGCCCCAAGGGTTCCCTCGCGCTCACCGTCAAGGCGCCGATCGAGATCGTCAAGGGTGAGGACGGCGTTCTCAACGTCACCCGCCCCAACGACGAGCGTCAGAACAAGGCCCTGCACGGCCTGTCCCGCACGCTGGTGGCGAACATGATCACCGGCGTGACCACGGGTTACGTCAAGGCTCTTGAGATCAGCGGTGTCGGTTACCGCGTCGCCGCGAAGGGCTCCAACCTGGAGTTCCAGCTTGGCTACAGCCACCCGATCCTGATTGAGGCGCCCGAGGGCATCTCCTTCAAGGTCGAGTCGCCCACCAAGTTCTCGGTCGAGGGCATCGACAAGCAGAAGGTCGGCGAGGTCGCCGCCAACATCCGCAAGCTGCGGAAGCCCGACCCGTACAAGGCCAAGGGTGTCAAGTACGCCGGCGAAGTCATCCGCCGCAAGGTCGGAAAGGCTGGTAAGTAG
- the rpmC gene encoding 50S ribosomal protein L29 → MATGTKASELRELGNEELVGKLREAKEELFKLRFQAATGQLENNGRLKSVRKDIARIYTLMHERELGIETVESA, encoded by the coding sequence ATGGCGACGGGAACCAAGGCGTCCGAGCTGCGTGAGCTCGGTAACGAGGAGCTCGTTGGCAAGCTGCGCGAGGCCAAGGAAGAGCTGTTCAAGCTGCGCTTCCAGGCGGCCACGGGTCAGCTGGAGAACAACGGCCGGCTCAAGTCCGTCCGTAAGGACATCGCTCGCATCTACACCCTGATGCACGAGCGTGAGCTCGGTATCGAGACGGTGGAGAGCGCCTGA
- the map gene encoding type I methionyl aminopeptidase: MVQIKTPEQIAKMREAGLVVAAIHAATREAAVPGATTRDLDMVARKVIADAGAKSNFLGYGGFPATICTSVNEVVVHGIPDDKTVLKDGDIISIDAGAIVDGWHGDAAYTAFVGSGHAPELVELSRVTEESMWAGIAAMKLGNRLVDISKAIETYIKRQPRPTTGEHSLGKFGIIEDYGGHGIGSEMHMDPHLLNYVSRKRGKGIKLVPGLCLAIEPMVSLGTAQTEVLADDWTVITTDGTWSSHWEHSIALTEEGPIVLTSPDCGKAKLAEYGVSTAPDPLG, translated from the coding sequence ATGGTGCAGATCAAGACCCCCGAGCAGATCGCGAAGATGCGCGAGGCGGGGCTGGTCGTCGCGGCGATCCACGCGGCGACCCGTGAGGCGGCCGTGCCGGGCGCCACGACGCGGGATCTGGACATGGTGGCCCGCAAGGTGATCGCGGACGCCGGTGCCAAGTCGAACTTCCTCGGGTACGGCGGGTTCCCCGCGACCATCTGCACCTCGGTCAACGAGGTCGTGGTCCACGGCATCCCCGACGACAAGACGGTCCTCAAGGACGGCGACATCATCTCGATCGACGCCGGCGCGATCGTGGACGGCTGGCACGGCGATGCCGCGTACACCGCCTTCGTGGGCTCTGGGCACGCCCCTGAGCTCGTGGAGCTCTCCCGGGTGACCGAGGAGTCCATGTGGGCCGGTATCGCCGCCATGAAGCTCGGCAACCGCCTCGTGGACATCTCGAAGGCGATCGAGACCTACATCAAGCGGCAGCCGCGCCCGACCACGGGTGAGCACAGCCTCGGCAAGTTCGGGATCATCGAGGACTACGGCGGCCACGGCATCGGTTCCGAGATGCACATGGACCCGCACCTGCTGAACTACGTCTCGCGCAAGCGGGGCAAGGGCATCAAGCTCGTGCCGGGCCTGTGCCTGGCGATCGAGCCGATGGTCTCCCTGGGCACCGCCCAGACGGAGGTCCTGGCGGACGACTGGACGGTCATCACCACGGACGGCACCTGGTCCTCGCACTGGGAGCACTCCATCGCCCTGACCGAGGAGGGGCCGATCGTCCTCACCTCCCCGGACTGCGGCAAGGCGAAGCTGGCGGAGTACGGCGTGAGCACGGCGCCGGACCCGTTGGGCTGA
- the rpmD gene encoding 50S ribosomal protein L30 produces the protein MARLKVTQIKSYIGSKQNHRDTLRSLGLKRLNDVVVKEDRPEFRGMVHTVRHLVTVEEVD, from the coding sequence ATGGCTCGCCTCAAGGTCACGCAGATCAAGTCGTACATCGGCAGCAAGCAGAACCACCGCGACACGCTGCGTTCGCTCGGGCTCAAGCGCCTGAACGACGTCGTCGTCAAGGAGGACCGCCCCGAGTTCCGCGGAATGGTTCACACCGTCCGCCACCTCGTGACGGTTGAGGAGGTTGACTAA
- the rplP gene encoding 50S ribosomal protein L16, whose protein sequence is MLIPRRVKHRKQHHPKRRGMAKGGTEVSFGEYGIQALTPAYVTNRQIEAARIAMTRHIKRGGKVWINIYPDRPLTKKPAETRMGSGKGSPEWWIANVHPGRVMFELSYPNEKIAREALTRAAHKLPMKCRIVRREAGES, encoded by the coding sequence ATGCTGATCCCTCGTAGGGTCAAGCACCGCAAGCAGCACCACCCGAAGCGCCGCGGTATGGCCAAGGGCGGTACTGAGGTCTCGTTCGGCGAGTACGGCATCCAGGCGCTTACCCCCGCCTACGTGACGAACCGCCAGATCGAGGCGGCTCGTATCGCGATGACCCGCCACATCAAGCGTGGCGGCAAGGTCTGGATCAACATCTACCCGGACCGTCCCCTGACGAAGAAGCCTGCCGAGACCCGCATGGGTTCCGGTAAGGGTTCTCCCGAGTGGTGGATCGCGAACGTGCACCCGGGCCGGGTCATGTTCGAGCTGTCCTACCCGAACGAGAAGATTGCTCGTGAGGCGCTCACCCGCGCTGCTCACAAGCTTCCGATGAAGTGCCGGATTGTTCGGCGCGAGGCAGGTGAGTCGTGA
- the secY gene encoding preprotein translocase subunit SecY produces MLTAFARAFKTPDLRKKLLFTLGIIVLFRLGSHVPVPGVSYTNVQICVDQASGQNGGLFGLVNMFSGGALLQITIFALGIMPYITASIILQLLTVVIPKLETLKKEGQAGTSKITQYTRYLTVALAILQGTGLVATARSGALFQNCSVASQIVPDRSIFTTVVMVLTMTAGTCVVMWLGELITDRGIGNGMSILMFISIAAGFIGSLWAIKEQGKIADGWVEFGVVMLVGLAMVGLVVFVEQAQRRIPVQYAKRMIGRRAYGGTSTYIPLKVNQAGIIPVIFASSLLYIPALVVQFSGSTAGWATWIQKHFVKGDHPYYIATYFLLIVFFAFFYVAISFNPEEVADNMKKYGGFIPGIRAGRPTAEYLSYVLNRITWPGSLYLGLIALVPTMALAGFGANQNFPFGGTSILIIVGVGLETVKQIESQLQQRNYEGFLR; encoded by the coding sequence GTGCTAACCGCGTTCGCCCGGGCGTTCAAGACGCCCGACCTGCGCAAGAAACTGCTCTTCACGCTCGGCATCATCGTGCTGTTCCGGCTCGGGTCCCACGTTCCCGTACCCGGCGTGAGCTATACGAACGTCCAGATCTGTGTTGATCAGGCGTCCGGCCAGAACGGCGGGCTCTTCGGTCTGGTCAACATGTTCAGTGGCGGTGCGCTGCTGCAGATCACGATCTTCGCGCTCGGCATCATGCCGTACATCACGGCGAGCATCATCTTGCAGCTGCTGACCGTGGTCATTCCGAAGCTGGAGACCCTCAAGAAAGAGGGCCAGGCCGGCACGTCGAAGATCACGCAGTACACGCGCTATCTGACGGTCGCGCTGGCGATCCTGCAGGGCACCGGCCTCGTCGCCACCGCCCGCAGCGGCGCCCTCTTCCAGAACTGCTCGGTCGCGAGTCAGATCGTGCCGGACCGGTCGATCTTCACCACCGTCGTCATGGTGCTCACCATGACCGCCGGCACCTGTGTCGTCATGTGGCTCGGTGAGCTCATCACCGACCGGGGCATCGGCAACGGCATGTCGATCCTGATGTTCATCTCGATCGCCGCGGGCTTCATCGGATCCCTGTGGGCCATCAAGGAGCAGGGCAAGATCGCGGACGGCTGGGTCGAGTTCGGCGTGGTCATGCTGGTCGGCCTCGCGATGGTGGGCCTGGTGGTCTTCGTCGAGCAGGCGCAGCGCCGGATCCCGGTCCAGTACGCGAAGCGCATGATCGGCCGCCGTGCGTACGGCGGTACCTCGACCTACATCCCGCTCAAGGTGAACCAGGCGGGCATCATCCCCGTCATCTTCGCCTCGTCGCTGCTCTACATCCCGGCACTGGTCGTGCAGTTCAGCGGTTCCACCGCCGGCTGGGCCACCTGGATCCAGAAGCACTTCGTCAAGGGTGACCACCCGTACTACATCGCGACCTACTTCCTCCTGATCGTCTTCTTCGCGTTCTTCTACGTGGCGATCTCGTTCAACCCCGAGGAAGTTGCAGACAACATGAAGAAGTATGGTGGGTTCATTCCGGGCATCCGCGCCGGCCGGCCCACCGCCGAGTACCTGAGCTACGTACTCAACCGGATCACGTGGCCTGGGTCGCTGTACCTGGGGTTGATCGCTCTTGTGCCGACGATGGCGTTGGCCGGCTTCGGAGCGAACCAGAACTTCCCGTTCGGCGGGACGAGCATCCTGATCATCGTGGGTGTGGGTCTGGAAACCGTGAAGCAGATCGAGAGCCAGCTCCAGCAGCGTAATTACGAAGGGTTCCTCCGCTGA
- the rplR gene encoding 50S ribosomal protein L18 — MAYGVKIAKGDAYKRAAKARRHIRIRKNVSGTAERPRLVVTRSNRNIVAQVIDDLQGHTLASASTLDASIRGGEGDKSSQAQAVGALVAERAKAAGVETVVFDRGGNRYAGRIAALADAAREAGLKF, encoded by the coding sequence ATGGCATACGGTGTAAAGATCGCCAAGGGCGACGCGTACAAGCGTGCCGCCAAGGCCCGCCGCCACATCCGCATCCGCAAGAACGTCTCGGGTACGGCGGAGCGTCCGCGCCTCGTCGTGACGCGTTCCAACCGCAACATCGTTGCTCAGGTCATCGACGACCTCCAGGGTCACACCCTGGCGTCGGCGTCGACCCTGGACGCTTCGATCCGTGGTGGCGAAGGCGACAAGAGCTCGCAGGCCCAGGCCGTCGGCGCACTCGTCGCCGAGCGTGCCAAGGCCGCGGGTGTCGAGACCGTCGTGTTCGACCGCGGTGGCAACCGATACGCCGGGCGCATTGCCGCTCTGGCTGACGCCGCCCGCGAAGCCGGGCTGAAGTTCTAA
- the rpsQ gene encoding 30S ribosomal protein S17, protein MSEKNVTETTDRGFRKTREGLVVSDKMDKTVVVAVEDRVKHALYGKVIRRTNKLKAHDEQNAAGVGDRVLIMETRPLSASKRWRIVEILEKAK, encoded by the coding sequence ATGAGCGAGAAGAACGTGACTGAGACGACTGACCGCGGCTTCCGCAAGACCCGTGAGGGTCTTGTCGTCAGCGACAAGATGGACAAGACCGTCGTCGTCGCTGTCGAGGACCGCGTGAAGCACGCTCTGTACGGCAAGGTCATCCGCCGTACGAACAAGCTCAAGGCGCACGACGAGCAGAACGCTGCCGGCGTCGGCGACCGCGTCCTCATCATGGAGACGCGTCCGCTGTCGGCGAGCAAGCGCTGGCGCATCGTCGAGATCCTCGAGAAGGCCAAGTAA
- the rpsM gene encoding 30S ribosomal protein S13, which produces MARVSGVDIPREKRVEIALTYVFGVGRTRSKEILAATGVNPDTRVRDLAEEDLVKIREYVDANLRTEGDLRREIQADIRRKVEIQCYQGVRHRRGLPVHGQRTSTNARTRKGPRRAIAGKKKPGKK; this is translated from the coding sequence ATGGCACGCGTTTCCGGTGTTGACATCCCGCGCGAAAAGCGTGTGGAGATCGCACTTACCTACGTCTTCGGTGTCGGTCGCACCCGGTCCAAGGAAATCCTTGCGGCCACCGGTGTGAACCCCGACACCCGCGTTCGTGACCTGGCCGAAGAGGACCTGGTCAAGATCCGCGAGTACGTGGACGCCAACCTCCGCACCGAGGGTGACCTCCGCCGCGAGATCCAGGCCGACATCCGTCGCAAGGTCGAGATCCAGTGCTACCAGGGTGTTCGCCACCGTCGTGGCCTGCCCGTGCACGGTCAGCGCACCAGCACGAACGCTCGTACCCGCAAGGGTCCGCGTCGCGCGATCGCCGGTAAGAAGAAGCCGGGCAAGAAGTAG
- the rpsE gene encoding 30S ribosomal protein S5 gives MAGPQRRGSGAGGGERRDRKGRDGGPAAEKTAYVERVVAINRVAKVVKGGRRFSFTALVVVGDGDGTVGVGYGKAKEVPAAIAKGVEEAKKSFFKVPRIQGTIPHPITGERAAGVVLLKPAAPGTGVIAGGPVRAVLECAGVHDILSKSLGSSNAINIVHATVAALKGLQRPEEIAARRGLPLEDVAPAALLRARAGAGA, from the coding sequence ATGGCTGGACCCCAGCGCCGCGGAAGCGGTGCCGGTGGCGGCGAGCGGCGGGACCGGAAGGGTCGCGACGGTGGCCCTGCCGCCGAGAAGACCGCTTACGTTGAGCGCGTTGTCGCGATCAACCGCGTCGCCAAGGTTGTCAAGGGTGGTCGCCGCTTCAGCTTCACCGCGCTGGTCGTGGTGGGCGACGGTGACGGCACTGTAGGTGTCGGTTACGGCAAGGCCAAGGAAGTTCCCGCGGCCATTGCCAAGGGTGTCGAGGAAGCCAAGAAGTCCTTCTTCAAGGTTCCGCGCATCCAGGGCACCATCCCTCACCCGATCACGGGTGAGCGTGCCGCGGGCGTCGTGCTGCTGAAGCCGGCCGCCCCCGGTACCGGTGTTATCGCCGGTGGCCCGGTGCGCGCCGTTCTGGAGTGCGCCGGCGTTCACGACATCCTGTCGAAGTCGCTTGGTTCTTCCAACGCGATCAACATCGTGCACGCGACCGTGGCGGCCCTCAAGGGCCTGCAGCGTCCCGAGGAGATCGCGGCTCGCCGTGGTCTGCCCCTCGAGGACGTCGCTCCCGCGGCTCTGCTCCGTGCACGTGCTGGGGCGGGTGCGTAA
- the rpmJ gene encoding 50S ribosomal protein L36, whose protein sequence is MKVKPSVKKICDKCKVIRRHGRVMVICDNLRHKQRQG, encoded by the coding sequence ATGAAGGTCAAGCCGAGCGTCAAGAAGATCTGCGACAAGTGCAAGGTGATCCGCCGTCACGGTCGGGTCATGGTCATCTGCGACAACCTGCGCCACAAGCAGCGCCAGGGCTGA
- the infA gene encoding translation initiation factor IF-1 — protein sequence MAKKQGAIEIEGTVIESLPNAMFKVELQNGHKVLAHISGKMRMHYIRILPDDRVVVELSPYDLTRGRIVYRYK from the coding sequence GTGGCCAAGAAGCAAGGTGCCATCGAAATCGAGGGCACCGTGATCGAGTCCCTCCCGAACGCGATGTTCAAGGTGGAACTCCAGAACGGTCACAAGGTCCTCGCGCACATCAGCGGCAAGATGCGCATGCACTACATCCGCATCCTTCCTGATGACCGGGTTGTCGTGGAGCTCTCTCCGTACGACCTGACGCGTGGCCGGATCGTCTACCGATACAAGTAG
- the rplE gene encoding 50S ribosomal protein L5, whose protein sequence is MATTPRLKTKYREDIAGKLREEFSYENVMQIPGLVKIVVNMGVGDAARDSKLIDGAIKDLTTITGQKPAVTKARKSIAQFKLREGQPIGCHVTLRGDRMWEFLDRTLSLALPRIRDFRGLSPKQFDGRGNYTFGLTEQVMFHEIDQDKIDRTRGMDITVVTTATNDDEGRALLRHLGFPFKEA, encoded by the coding sequence ATGGCTACCACTCCGCGTCTCAAGACGAAGTACCGCGAGGACATCGCGGGCAAGCTGCGTGAAGAGTTCTCTTACGAGAACGTCATGCAGATTCCCGGCCTCGTGAAGATCGTGGTCAACATGGGTGTGGGCGACGCCGCCCGCGACTCCAAGCTGATCGACGGCGCCATCAAGGACCTGACGACGATCACCGGTCAGAAGCCGGCCGTCACGAAGGCCCGCAAGTCCATCGCGCAGTTCAAGCTGCGCGAGGGTCAGCCGATCGGCTGCCACGTCACCCTCCGTGGTGACCGCATGTGGGAGTTCCTGGACCGTACGCTGTCGCTCGCGCTGCCGCGTATCCGTGACTTCCGTGGTCTGTCGCCGAAGCAGTTCGACGGCCGTGGCAACTACACCTTCGGTCTCACGGAGCAGGTCATGTTCCACGAGATCGACCAGGACAAGATCGACCGTACCCGGGGTATGGACATCACCGTGGTTACCACGGCGACCAACGACGACGAGGGCCGCGCCCTCCTTCGTCACCTCGGCTTCCCCTTCAAGGAGGCGTAA
- the rplX gene encoding 50S ribosomal protein L24, giving the protein MKIKKGDLVQVITGKDKGKQGKVILAIPTENRVLVEGVNRVKKHTKAGQTAGGSQTGGIVITEAPIHVSNVQLVVEKDGQKVVTRVGFRFDDEGNKIRVAKRTGEDI; this is encoded by the coding sequence ATGAAGATCAAGAAGGGCGACCTGGTTCAGGTCATCACCGGTAAGGACAAGGGCAAGCAGGGCAAGGTCATTCTGGCCATCCCTACTGAGAACCGCGTCCTCGTCGAGGGTGTCAACCGGGTCAAGAAGCACACCAAGGCCGGCCAGACCGCTGGTGGCTCGCAGACCGGTGGCATCGTGATCACCGAGGCGCCGATCCACGTCAGCAACGTTCAGCTGGTTGTGGAGAAGGACGGCCAGAAGGTCGTTACCCGCGTCGGTTTCCGCTTCGATGACGAGGGCAACAAGATCCGCGTTGCCAAGCGGACGGGTGAGGACATCTGA
- the rplN gene encoding 50S ribosomal protein L14, whose amino-acid sequence MIQQESRLRVADNTGAKEILCIRVLGGSGRRYAGIGDVIVATVKDAIPGGNVKKGDVVKAVIVRTVKERRRQDGSYIRFDENAAVILKNDGDPRGTRIFGPVGRELREKKFMKIISLAPEVL is encoded by the coding sequence GTGATCCAGCAGGAGTCGCGACTGCGTGTCGCCGACAACACTGGTGCCAAGGAGATCCTTTGCATCCGTGTTCTCGGTGGTTCCGGTCGCCGCTACGCGGGCATCGGTGACGTCATCGTTGCCACCGTCAAGGACGCGATCCCCGGTGGCAACGTGAAGAAGGGTGACGTCGTCAAGGCGGTCATCGTTCGCACCGTGAAGGAACGCCGCCGCCAGGACGGCTCGTACATCCGCTTCGACGAGAACGCCGCCGTCATTCTGAAGAACGACGGCGACCCTCGCGGCACCCGTATCTTCGGCCCGGTGGGCCGTGAGCTGCGCGAGAAGAAGTTCATGAAGATCATCTCGCTCGCGCCGGAGGTGCTGTAA
- the rplO gene encoding 50S ribosomal protein L15, whose protein sequence is MAESSPLKAHNLRPAPGAKTAKTRVGRGEASKGKTAGRGTKGQKARYQIPQRFEGGQMPLHMRLPKLKGFKNPFRTEFQVVNLDKLGALYPEGGEVTVADLVAKGAVRKNSLVKVLGQGEISVALQVSVDAVSGSAKEKIAAAGGSVTELV, encoded by the coding sequence ATGGCTGAGAGCAGCCCGCTGAAGGCCCACAACCTCCGTCCCGCCCCCGGCGCCAAGACCGCGAAGACCCGTGTCGGTCGTGGTGAGGCGTCGAAGGGTAAGACGGCCGGTCGTGGTACGAAGGGCCAGAAGGCCCGTTACCAGATCCCGCAGCGCTTCGAGGGTGGGCAGATGCCCCTCCACATGCGTCTGCCGAAGCTCAAGGGCTTCAAGAACCCGTTCCGCACCGAGTTCCAGGTCGTGAACCTGGACAAGCTCGGCGCTCTCTACCCCGAGGGTGGAGAAGTCACGGTGGCCGACCTGGTCGCCAAGGGCGCGGTTCGCAAGAACAGCCTCGTCAAGGTCCTGGGCCAGGGCGAGATCTCCGTGGCGCTGCAGGTTTCGGTTGACGCCGTTTCCGGCTCCGCCAAGGAGAAGATTGCCGCCGCTGGTGGCTCTGTGACCGAGCTCGTCTAA